In the Thermosinus carboxydivorans Nor1 genome, CAAATTGTCTTGGCCTTAAATACTATTGTCAGCCGCAATGTTGATCCCATGGAAAATGCCGTTGTTTCGCTCGGCGTCTTTAAAGCTGGCGATATTTTCAACGTTATCCCGGACACGGCTGTACTTCACGGCACGGTACGGACGTTCGAACAGGAAGTGCGGTTGAAAATTTTTGAGCGGATCGAGCAAATTGTCAAAAACATTTGTGAAGCCGCGGGGGCTAGTTATAAGCTAGATAAATTCTTTGGCTATCCGCCTGTTTTCAATAATCCGGCGGTTAGTAAAGTTATTGCGGCTGCCGGCTGCGAGGTACTGGGGCCGGACGGGGTAGTAGAAATTAAGCCAGTAATGGGTGGGGAAGATTTTTCCTACTACCTGCAGAAAGTGCCGGGAGCATTTGTTTATGTTGGCGCCGGCAATGCCGAGAAAGGCATTATTTATCCGCATCACCACCCCAAATTTGACATCGATGAGTCGGCACTCGCTTATGGGGTGGAAATCATGGCCCGGGCAGCGCTTAAGCTGTTGGCATAATAAAAGGAGGTGCAAATATGGCCCCAAAAAGCAAACTAACGGTCTTATTGGCAAGTATTCCCTTTATTACCCTTATCTTTGCCATACCCTTTGTTAACCGGCTGGAGCCGATGATTTGGGGGATGCCATTTCTCTTGTGGTGGATAGTAGTTAACGTACTATTAACACCGCTGTGGCTTGGTCTGGCCCATATACACGAGAAAAACCTTTCCGGCCGGGCAGGGGCAAGATCTGACGCGAAAAGAGGTGTAGGGAAATGAGTAACTCGGTAGTGGCCTTATCGTGGATCTTTGGCATTGTAATCCTTTGCGCCGTCATTGGTCTTTCCGCCAGTCGCAATATCAAAATGAACCTGGAACAGTGGTCAGTCGGCGGGCGGCGGTTTGGTACTCTATTTGTCTGGTTATTAATGGCCGGCGAAATTTACACCACTTTTCCCTTTCTTG is a window encoding:
- a CDS encoding DUF3311 domain-containing protein, coding for MAPKSKLTVLLASIPFITLIFAIPFVNRLEPMIWGMPFLLWWIVVNVLLTPLWLGLAHIHEKNLSGRAGARSDAKRGVGK